From Pedobacter indicus, a single genomic window includes:
- a CDS encoding GH92 family glycosyl hydrolase: MKRFNISLVFIFFSIYTAVAQSIPKKTPVDYVNPTMGNISHLLVPTYPTIHLPNGMLRVYPERSDYTSDQIKGLPLIISSHRGRSAFNLSPVQGLDESELQAVYHFTYDNEEIRPYHYQVTLDEKNTKIEFAPSAQSAFYEIRFADDKPAYLIFNTIDGDIRIEGNKVYASQKLANNTVVYLFAETDVKPEKAGFLELGDGINPKLVEKKGENVAMAFRFAEGIKDVKFRYGVSFISADQAEKNLRREIPDFNLDALVAKGRSAWNEALGKIAVEGISEDDKTVFYTSLYRCFERPVSITEDGRYFSAFDGEVHQDDTPFYTDDWIWDTYRATHPLRILIDHETESDIINSFLRMAEQMESFWLPTFPEITGDSRRMNSNHGIVTIADAWAKGLRSFDLEKAYEASKNAVLEKTLAPWSADSAGWLDEFYHTKGYIPALHPGEEETVPEVHSFEKRQPVAVTLGTAYDEWSLAQIATMLNKKEDAEYFSEKALNYRNIFNAETAFFHPKDKDGNFIEPFDYRYSGGQGAREFYGENNAWVYRWDVPHNVADLISLMGGRDQFNKNLDQTFREPLGKSKFDFYSQLPDHTGNVGQFSMANEPSLHIPYLYTYSGQPWMTQKRIHTLMDQWFRNDLMGVPGDEDGGGMSAFVVFSMMGFYPVTPGMPVYTIGSPFFEKATIHLSNGNEFVVVAKNYSPKNKYIQSASLNGRKLDKPWFAHEDLEKGGVLEFVMGDTANKQWGASEESAPPSFRY, encoded by the coding sequence ATGAAGAGATTCAATATTAGTCTTGTTTTTATATTTTTTTCTATTTATACAGCCGTAGCTCAATCTATTCCTAAAAAGACGCCTGTTGATTATGTAAATCCGACGATGGGGAATATTAGTCATTTGCTGGTGCCGACATATCCTACTATCCATTTGCCGAATGGAATGTTGCGTGTTTATCCGGAACGGTCCGATTATACTTCTGATCAGATTAAAGGCTTGCCATTGATTATTTCCAGTCATCGTGGACGTTCGGCTTTTAATTTAAGTCCGGTACAAGGCCTGGACGAGAGCGAACTGCAAGCAGTATATCATTTTACTTATGATAATGAAGAGATTCGACCCTATCATTATCAAGTGACGTTAGATGAAAAAAACACCAAAATCGAATTCGCACCTTCAGCACAATCTGCATTTTATGAGATCCGATTTGCCGACGATAAGCCGGCTTATCTTATTTTTAACACGATTGATGGGGATATTAGAATTGAAGGGAATAAGGTTTATGCTTCTCAGAAATTAGCGAACAACACAGTTGTGTATTTATTTGCTGAGACAGATGTTAAGCCAGAGAAAGCGGGGTTTCTAGAGCTAGGAGATGGAATTAATCCGAAACTCGTTGAGAAGAAAGGCGAAAATGTTGCGATGGCTTTTCGATTTGCAGAAGGAATTAAGGATGTGAAATTTCGTTATGGGGTTTCGTTTATTAGTGCCGATCAGGCTGAAAAGAATTTACGGAGAGAAATTCCAGACTTCAACCTTGATGCATTGGTTGCTAAGGGACGGTCAGCATGGAATGAAGCGTTGGGTAAGATTGCTGTAGAAGGCATCAGTGAAGATGATAAAACTGTTTTCTATACGTCGCTTTATCGTTGCTTTGAACGTCCAGTCTCGATTACCGAAGACGGAAGATATTTTAGTGCGTTCGATGGGGAAGTTCATCAAGACGATACCCCGTTCTATACCGATGATTGGATATGGGACACATATCGCGCTACCCACCCGCTAAGGATATTGATAGATCATGAAACAGAGTCGGATATTATCAATTCTTTTTTGAGGATGGCTGAGCAAATGGAAAGCTTTTGGCTGCCGACATTTCCTGAAATAACGGGAGATTCCCGGAGGATGAACTCTAATCATGGTATCGTAACGATTGCGGATGCATGGGCCAAAGGATTACGAAGCTTTGATTTGGAGAAAGCTTATGAAGCATCAAAGAATGCGGTTTTAGAGAAAACGCTTGCGCCATGGTCTGCTGATTCAGCTGGCTGGTTGGATGAATTTTATCACACGAAAGGTTATATTCCGGCATTACACCCGGGCGAGGAAGAAACCGTTCCGGAAGTGCATTCTTTTGAAAAAAGACAGCCGGTTGCTGTAACCTTGGGAACTGCTTACGACGAATGGAGTCTAGCGCAGATTGCGACTATGTTAAATAAGAAGGAGGACGCAGAGTATTTTTCTGAAAAAGCACTTAATTACCGAAATATCTTTAATGCGGAGACCGCGTTCTTTCATCCAAAAGACAAAGATGGAAACTTCATCGAACCTTTTGATTACCGCTATTCAGGCGGACAGGGAGCCCGTGAATTTTATGGGGAAAATAATGCCTGGGTTTATCGATGGGATGTTCCTCACAACGTTGCGGACCTGATTTCCTTAATGGGAGGCAGAGATCAGTTTAATAAGAACCTCGATCAGACATTTCGAGAACCTTTAGGGAAGAGTAAATTTGACTTTTATAGCCAGCTTCCGGATCATACTGGAAATGTTGGTCAATTTTCAATGGCGAACGAACCTAGTTTGCACATACCGTACTTATATACCTATTCAGGGCAACCCTGGATGACTCAAAAGCGAATTCATACGCTCATGGACCAATGGTTTAGAAATGATCTAATGGGAGTTCCAGGTGATGAAGATGGGGGTGGCATGTCTGCCTTTGTTGTTTTTTCGATGATGGGCTTTTATCCGGTAACTCCAGGAATGCCGGTATATACCATTGGGTCTCCATTTTTTGAGAAAGCGACAATTCACCTCAGCAATGGAAATGAATTTGTGGTAGTGGCGAAGAATTATTCTCCAAAAAACAAGTACATTCAATCGGCTTCGCTGAATGGCAGGAAGTTGGACAAGCCATGGTTTGCACATGAAGATCTAGAAAAAGGGGGTGTTTTGGAATTTGTGATGGGGGATACTGCTAATAAACAATGGGGTGCTTCTGAAGAGTCGGCTCCACCGTCATTTCGATATTAA
- a CDS encoding plastocyanin/azurin family copper-binding protein: MAQETEKTNITLRAVPGLKFDQLRFSVKPGTSVSLTLINNDDMDHNLLITAPGKREEVVKAADALQDKGPQMDFIPQSESVLWSIPVISPGEKQSINFVAPSKTGAYPYVCTYPGHGLVMFGVMYVTSDEMPPLADDPNIPQMHKETQDHADHIEKSTPYLYRTFIDDIGPAVIAVRLTNNLSYAWDAAECRFRYAWTGEFLNMDKLWAGHKQATAIVLGKKKWDESDYPLRVGTQGNIPDVKFKGYKLVDRYPEFHYTINGVDVYELIKESKDGSELTRSFRIPNTSQKVWFYASADQTIHYSNKGNWSKGFLELNPEEARSFKIIMTKKK; this comes from the coding sequence ATGGCACAAGAAACGGAAAAAACCAACATTACATTGCGTGCCGTACCAGGTTTAAAGTTTGATCAATTGAGGTTTAGCGTAAAACCAGGAACATCTGTCAGCCTGACTTTAATCAATAATGATGACATGGATCATAATCTTCTGATTACTGCGCCCGGTAAGCGAGAGGAAGTGGTGAAAGCCGCCGATGCTTTACAAGACAAAGGTCCCCAGATGGATTTCATCCCCCAATCAGAATCTGTGTTATGGTCCATACCGGTTATTTCGCCTGGAGAAAAACAGTCTATTAACTTTGTTGCACCATCTAAAACGGGTGCGTACCCATACGTTTGTACCTATCCCGGCCATGGGCTCGTAATGTTCGGCGTCATGTATGTAACCAGTGACGAGATGCCGCCATTAGCGGATGATCCGAATATCCCTCAGATGCATAAAGAGACTCAAGACCATGCTGATCATATTGAAAAGTCTACACCCTATTTGTACCGTACATTTATCGATGATATTGGGCCTGCCGTAATAGCTGTCAGACTCACGAACAACCTATCTTATGCTTGGGATGCAGCTGAATGCCGATTTCGGTATGCGTGGACGGGAGAGTTTCTGAATATGGATAAATTATGGGCAGGTCACAAGCAGGCTACGGCAATCGTCCTGGGTAAGAAAAAATGGGACGAAAGTGACTACCCTTTGCGGGTCGGCACCCAAGGAAATATACCCGACGTAAAATTTAAAGGATATAAACTTGTTGATCGTTACCCTGAATTCCATTATACGATAAATGGAGTAGATGTTTACGAGTTAATTAAAGAATCAAAGGACGGAAGTGAATTAACAAGGAGTTTCAGAATTCCGAATACCTCGCAAAAAGTTTGGTTCTACGCTTCAGCCGATCAAACAATCCATTACTCTAATAAGGGAAATTGGTCCAAAGGTTTTCTTGAATTAAACCCTGAGGAAGCTAGGAGTTTCAAAATTATCATGACTAAGAAAAAGTAA
- a CDS encoding DUF7133 domain-containing protein produces MKKLFVILSIALIYFSSCSDKSVSNADVPYLVENIPSPENVDAQVGALDFFSDGRLIAGFLRGEIMIYNPQTKEWKMFAEGLHEPLGIHIVNDSEILVMQRPELTRVKDTDGDGYADLYETVTDDFGITGNYHEFNYGPVIDADGNIFIGLNSASSGGSNIAHVRGDLDTVSMGQKGQMYSAVPYRGWVMKLDNSGELRPYASGLRSPNGMGFDTDQNLFVTENQGDWVGTSALYHIEEGNFYGHPSSLVWKTSWKGDNPLLRPVEELDKMRTKAAVLFPHGIIANSPTQPLLDNTNGKFGPFSGQLLVGEMNSGRIVRVMLEEVQGAIQGACVFFLNGDSLRKGNNRLAFAPDGSLWVGQAEYGWAGSRGIQRIVYTGKAPMDIYSMNLSHTGFNLKFTQNVNKEAAENVANYKVRRYRYQYHKKYGSPQTDLKEVTVTKATIIENDEISLELEELDAGYVYELTLNNISSQKGDSLVNNLICYTANNLLLSTNTNSPN; encoded by the coding sequence ATGAAAAAACTATTTGTTATACTATCCATTGCATTAATATACTTTTCCAGCTGTTCGGATAAAAGTGTATCAAATGCGGATGTCCCTTATCTTGTTGAGAACATCCCTTCACCAGAAAATGTAGACGCACAGGTCGGTGCCCTCGACTTTTTCTCTGACGGCAGACTTATAGCTGGGTTTCTAAGAGGGGAAATAATGATTTACAATCCTCAGACCAAAGAGTGGAAAATGTTTGCCGAGGGTTTACATGAACCGTTGGGAATTCATATCGTGAATGACTCAGAAATACTGGTCATGCAACGCCCCGAACTTACTAGGGTAAAAGATACCGATGGTGATGGATATGCTGATCTGTATGAAACCGTTACGGACGATTTCGGCATCACGGGAAACTATCATGAATTTAATTATGGTCCTGTTATCGACGCAGACGGAAATATATTTATTGGCCTCAATTCGGCTTCATCAGGGGGATCCAACATTGCCCATGTTCGTGGCGACCTAGACACCGTATCCATGGGCCAAAAGGGTCAAATGTATTCAGCAGTACCCTACCGAGGTTGGGTTATGAAATTGGATAATTCTGGTGAACTACGACCCTATGCTAGCGGATTGCGTTCTCCAAATGGGATGGGGTTTGATACAGATCAAAATCTATTTGTAACAGAAAATCAGGGAGACTGGGTAGGAACGAGTGCTCTATATCACATAGAAGAAGGGAATTTCTATGGACATCCTTCTAGTCTGGTATGGAAAACTTCATGGAAAGGAGACAATCCCCTACTCCGACCTGTAGAAGAATTAGATAAAATGAGGACCAAAGCTGCTGTTCTTTTTCCTCATGGAATCATCGCAAATTCTCCGACTCAACCGCTACTTGACAATACGAATGGAAAGTTTGGTCCTTTCTCTGGACAGCTTCTCGTCGGCGAAATGAATAGCGGACGTATCGTGCGTGTCATGCTAGAGGAAGTTCAAGGGGCAATTCAAGGAGCTTGTGTATTTTTTCTAAATGGTGACAGCCTCAGGAAAGGCAATAATCGACTCGCCTTTGCACCTGACGGCAGTTTATGGGTGGGTCAGGCTGAATATGGATGGGCGGGATCAAGAGGGATTCAACGCATCGTTTATACAGGAAAGGCACCAATGGATATCTACTCGATGAACTTGAGTCACACAGGATTCAACCTGAAGTTTACACAAAATGTCAATAAAGAAGCAGCGGAAAATGTGGCTAATTATAAAGTCCGCAGGTATCGCTATCAATATCATAAAAAGTACGGATCTCCGCAAACGGACTTAAAAGAAGTGACCGTGACAAAAGCAACGATTATAGAAAACGACGAGATCTCGTTAGAGTTAGAAGAGCTTGACGCGGGTTATGTATATGAACTTACCCTGAATAATATCAGTTCCCAGAAAGGCGACTCGTTAGTCAATAATTTAATTTGTTATACTGCAAATAATTTACTTCTTTCAACGAATACGAATAGTCCAAACTAA
- a CDS encoding enolase C-terminal domain-like protein has product MIDRRDFLKSAAVLASTSSLDLLSEKLFMTNSNKQISIDYINANFQREKLASPYGFKGNFLSELWQIVSQIKSTTGNTGTGIATQSVLYADSDLFVDCTEAEGNALMFLTVNKALHILKENPFKDPIELMDRILPEVHSEAKRITQKTDLNINFVYNALVSVDNAVWLLYAKENKFSSFDSMLPEAYRKTLSHRNKKIAIMCAVSYNTPMEVLKKEVEDGYFVIKIKTGAPGTQEEMVEADMKKLTEIHQTLKNYRTDQTRDGKLIYTLDANGRYEKKATLVKYLEHAKSIGAFDQIILCEEPLAETNTEHVGDLGVLVAADESVHNEKDALRKIELGYGGFVLKGIAKTLSQTLKIAKLAYDRNLPCACADLTVNPVLLEWNKNIASRLAPFPGLGMGLLETNGNVNYEDWNRMKNYHPHADASWTEVKNGTFELNDDFFEKSGGIFTPSTHYQDLLNNPIT; this is encoded by the coding sequence ATGATCGATAGACGAGATTTCCTTAAATCAGCAGCCGTTTTAGCTTCCACTTCAAGTCTCGATCTATTGAGCGAAAAGCTTTTTATGACAAATTCAAATAAACAGATCTCAATAGATTATATAAATGCTAACTTTCAACGTGAGAAGCTCGCATCACCCTATGGATTTAAAGGGAATTTCCTGTCCGAGCTTTGGCAGATTGTATCACAGATCAAATCGACAACAGGAAATACGGGTACAGGTATTGCAACGCAAAGCGTTCTATATGCAGACTCAGATCTTTTTGTCGATTGCACTGAAGCCGAAGGCAATGCGCTGATGTTTCTAACGGTTAATAAAGCATTGCATATCTTAAAGGAAAATCCATTCAAGGATCCAATTGAATTAATGGACCGTATACTTCCTGAAGTACACTCTGAAGCTAAGCGAATTACTCAAAAAACTGACTTAAACATCAATTTCGTTTATAACGCTTTGGTAAGCGTGGACAACGCCGTCTGGCTGCTATATGCTAAAGAAAATAAGTTCTCCTCATTCGATAGTATGCTTCCTGAAGCATACAGAAAAACACTATCACATCGGAACAAGAAAATAGCAATCATGTGTGCGGTTTCTTATAATACTCCAATGGAGGTATTAAAGAAAGAAGTGGAAGACGGATATTTCGTCATTAAAATAAAAACAGGTGCACCGGGCACACAAGAGGAAATGGTGGAAGCGGATATGAAAAAGTTGACCGAAATTCATCAAACTTTAAAAAATTACCGTACCGATCAGACAAGAGACGGTAAGCTGATCTATACGTTGGACGCGAATGGTCGATACGAAAAGAAGGCTACCTTAGTAAAATATTTGGAACATGCTAAATCAATCGGTGCCTTCGACCAAATTATTCTCTGTGAAGAGCCTTTAGCAGAAACCAACACAGAACATGTCGGTGATCTAGGTGTCCTTGTAGCAGCTGATGAAAGTGTTCATAACGAGAAAGATGCGCTCCGAAAAATAGAATTAGGTTATGGTGGTTTTGTTCTCAAAGGAATAGCAAAAACATTGAGCCAGACTTTAAAGATAGCCAAATTGGCATATGATAGAAATCTCCCATGTGCGTGTGCTGATTTAACGGTTAATCCTGTTTTATTGGAATGGAATAAAAATATCGCAAGCCGGCTCGCACCATTTCCCGGTTTAGGAATGGGACTATTGGAAACTAATGGGAATGTTAATTACGAAGATTGGAACAGAATGAAAAATTACCATCCACACGCAGATGCATCGTGGACAGAGGTGAAAAATGGCACTTTTGAGCTAAATGATGATTTTTTTGAAAAAAGCGGCGGTATTTTTACCCCATCCACCCACTATCAAGACCTTTTAAACAACCCGATTACATAA
- a CDS encoding DUF4886 domain-containing protein, with translation MKINRKVFLRLFVLSLALSAGLQVNIAATYFDVKGGDTNGDGIVKVLAIGNSFSDDAVEHHLYGLARAGGKTVIIGNLYIGGAPLEKHYNNALSDAKAYSYRKIDTNGVKVVTKNTSISQALDDEDWDYISFQQVSSLSGKFETFKEHLPFVFSYVKERVKNPDVEYLLHQTWAYEQTSTHKGFANYDNDQMKMYEAIVSTYAKVKDMIGADAVVPAGTAIQNARTSSIGDHFTRDGYHLDLNIGRYTASSAWYEIIFGESVIGNSYRPEAMSEKEVKIAQKAAHAAVKKPKKVTKLKRL, from the coding sequence ATGAAAATTAATAGAAAAGTCTTTTTAAGGTTATTTGTTCTTTCCCTGGCACTGAGCGCGGGTCTGCAGGTTAATATTGCTGCCACGTATTTTGATGTTAAAGGAGGAGATACAAATGGCGACGGAATTGTTAAGGTGCTGGCCATTGGCAATAGCTTTTCGGACGATGCCGTTGAGCATCATTTATATGGGTTAGCGCGAGCTGGGGGTAAAACGGTGATTATAGGTAATCTTTATATCGGCGGAGCTCCTTTGGAGAAACATTATAATAATGCCCTCTCAGATGCCAAGGCATATAGTTATAGAAAAATTGACACAAATGGAGTAAAGGTTGTCACGAAAAATACGTCTATTTCCCAAGCTTTGGATGATGAAGATTGGGATTATATCAGCTTTCAACAAGTTAGTTCGCTGTCAGGGAAGTTTGAAACGTTTAAAGAACATCTTCCTTTTGTTTTCAGCTATGTAAAGGAACGTGTGAAAAATCCCGATGTAGAGTATTTACTTCATCAGACTTGGGCTTATGAGCAGACCTCAACTCACAAAGGTTTTGCTAATTATGATAATGACCAAATGAAAATGTATGAGGCTATTGTCAGTACCTATGCAAAAGTGAAGGATATGATTGGTGCAGATGCGGTTGTCCCGGCGGGAACAGCAATACAAAATGCACGTACAAGTTCTATTGGTGATCATTTTACACGCGACGGATATCATCTCGATCTCAATATAGGACGGTATACTGCATCTAGCGCATGGTATGAAATCATTTTCGGCGAAAGTGTTATTGGTAATTCTTACCGACCAGAGGCGATGTCTGAAAAGGAAGTGAAAATTGCCCAGAAAGCCGCTCATGCAGCAGTGAAGAAACCAAAGAAAGTGACCAAACTGAAGAGATTGTAA
- a CDS encoding phytoene desaturase family protein: MYKTDFDSVVVGSGPNGLAAAITLQQQGKSVLLIEAKKQIGGGLRSEELTLPGFLHDVCSAVHPMASVSPFLNSLPLADFGVDFIFPEVSVAHPLDDGRAAVLTKSLEYTASGLGADSHAYLDLMRPILEAWSKLSKDILSPLLKIPSHPSAMVKFGWLGLSSALSLSRRFKTTEAKALWAGMAAHSMQPLSKSTTSAVGLVLQATGHIKGWPIVIGGSQRIADALSSYFLSIGGKIETGIYIKSLSQLPSSKVVMFDVTPKQLLEIAGHRFSSIYQWQLKKFRYGMGIFKVDWALDAPIPFMSADARRAGTLHLGNTIDEIRMSEQSAYKGRHSEAPFVLLSQPSLFDYRRAPVGKHTAWAYCHVPKGSTVDMRNVIEKQVERFAPGFKDRILATHTFNTEQLEKYNPNYIGGDIGGGVMDIRQLFNRPALFSPYRTGVKGIYMCSSSTPPGGGVHGMCGYHAARRALKDVFGINLK, translated from the coding sequence ATGTATAAAACAGATTTTGATAGTGTTGTAGTAGGGTCTGGTCCTAACGGTCTGGCGGCTGCCATCACCTTACAACAACAAGGTAAATCTGTTTTGTTAATTGAAGCAAAGAAGCAGATTGGAGGGGGCTTAAGGAGTGAAGAACTAACCTTGCCTGGTTTTCTACATGATGTTTGCTCTGCTGTACACCCGATGGCGTCTGTTTCTCCCTTTTTAAACAGTCTTCCACTTGCTGATTTCGGTGTTGATTTTATATTTCCGGAAGTATCGGTAGCGCATCCTTTAGACGACGGAAGGGCTGCCGTTCTAACTAAATCACTCGAATATACAGCTTCCGGACTAGGAGCCGACAGTCATGCTTATTTGGATTTGATGAGGCCTATCTTGGAAGCTTGGTCAAAATTGTCTAAAGACATTTTAAGTCCCCTGCTCAAAATACCTTCTCATCCAAGTGCCATGGTTAAGTTTGGCTGGCTCGGACTTTCTTCAGCGCTCAGTTTATCACGTCGTTTTAAGACAACGGAAGCTAAAGCGCTATGGGCTGGGATGGCAGCACATTCAATGCAACCACTTTCTAAGTCTACTACCTCTGCGGTTGGGCTAGTTCTACAAGCTACTGGCCATATTAAAGGATGGCCCATAGTTATTGGTGGCTCTCAGCGAATTGCGGATGCCCTTTCCTCTTATTTTCTTTCTATTGGCGGTAAGATTGAAACGGGCATCTACATAAAATCTTTATCGCAGCTTCCGTCCAGTAAGGTTGTGATGTTTGATGTTACGCCAAAGCAATTACTTGAAATTGCCGGCCATCGGTTTTCTAGCATCTATCAATGGCAATTAAAAAAATTCCGTTACGGAATGGGGATATTCAAAGTAGACTGGGCTTTGGATGCCCCCATACCTTTTATGTCTGCAGATGCCCGGAGAGCGGGAACACTTCATTTGGGGAATACCATTGACGAAATACGAATGAGTGAGCAATCCGCTTATAAAGGACGGCATAGTGAAGCCCCTTTTGTTCTTTTGTCCCAACCTAGTTTGTTCGATTATCGCCGGGCACCGGTGGGTAAACACACTGCTTGGGCATATTGCCATGTGCCGAAAGGCAGTACCGTAGATATGAGGAATGTGATTGAGAAGCAGGTGGAGCGATTCGCACCGGGCTTTAAAGACCGGATTTTAGCAACTCATACCTTTAATACCGAACAGTTGGAAAAATACAATCCGAACTATATAGGAGGTGATATTGGTGGTGGGGTCATGGATATTAGGCAACTATTTAATCGTCCAGCTCTTTTTTCTCCATACCGAACAGGGGTGAAGGGAATTTACATGTGCTCTTCATCAACTCCGCCGGGAGGCGGCGTGCATGGAATGTGTGGTTATCATGCAGCTAGAAGGGCATTAAAAGATGTTTTTGGCATTAATTTAAAATAA
- a CDS encoding lipocalin family protein encodes MKSVRNLLPFIFALLFVVSFVSCDKDEDKIEKDRNTLIQGTWLLYAAGKDGNGDGRISDAEKEYARDGRIFELTLSADGKGAVYEDYTDEGAVTTTFNWEWSGDDVIVLTDTEGEEESIRINIYMLTETELGVYGGLDEFDSDTVLFFNKKS; translated from the coding sequence ATGAAAAGCGTGAGAAACCTTCTACCGTTTATATTCGCTTTATTATTTGTCGTTTCATTCGTTTCTTGTGACAAGGATGAAGATAAAATTGAAAAAGACAGAAATACCCTGATTCAGGGAACTTGGTTGTTATACGCAGCCGGTAAGGACGGAAATGGCGACGGACGTATAAGCGATGCCGAAAAAGAATACGCTAGGGACGGGCGTATATTTGAGCTTACACTAAGTGCCGACGGGAAAGGGGCGGTCTATGAAGACTATACCGACGAGGGGGCCGTTACGACGACCTTTAATTGGGAGTGGTCTGGAGACGATGTTATTGTCCTTACCGATACAGAAGGCGAGGAAGAATCGATTCGTATTAATATCTATATGTTAACAGAGACCGAACTGGGTGTCTACGGTGGCCTTGATGAGTTCGATTCTGATACGGTTTTGTTTTTTAATAAAAAGTCGTAA
- a CDS encoding acyltransferase family protein, with product MSHAKPEYLKSKKHFEVLDGLRGIAALAIVIFHFMEWIYPDPSQNFIGHGFLAVDFFFCLSGFVIGYAYDDRIKTMGIKEFFKSRLIRLHPLVIFGSVLGLLAFLFDPFSGESELYNTGRIILLFICSAFLIPFPSMEERAYNNFGLNAPSWSLFWEYVANIIYAFFLCRLNKKALIVLTAIAAGILFYVSFHAGNLLGGWNGDTFWHGGARIFYSFSAGLLIYRFNWIIRNNLGFFGLSILLAAAFLAPSPNWSWLLEYLIVLFFFPLLVSLGAGTVTNSFSKRFCTFSGDMSYPLYMTHYAGIWIFGNYFMNYQPDSTELTWIVIGGTLLMLIFAYIVMKFYDKPVRKYLNAKRRK from the coding sequence ATGTCGCATGCTAAGCCTGAATACCTAAAAAGCAAGAAGCATTTTGAAGTATTAGACGGATTAAGGGGTATTGCAGCTCTAGCTATTGTCATATTTCATTTTATGGAATGGATATATCCTGATCCAAGCCAGAATTTTATTGGACACGGATTTTTGGCAGTCGACTTCTTCTTTTGCTTATCTGGATTCGTAATTGGCTATGCCTATGATGACCGGATCAAGACTATGGGAATAAAGGAGTTTTTCAAATCCCGGCTAATCAGACTGCACCCTTTGGTGATCTTTGGATCGGTATTAGGACTGCTAGCCTTTTTATTTGACCCCTTTAGCGGAGAGTCCGAACTGTACAACACCGGGCGCATTATCTTACTTTTTATCTGCTCTGCTTTCCTGATCCCTTTCCCTTCTATGGAAGAAAGGGCCTATAATAATTTTGGTTTAAACGCCCCATCATGGTCACTGTTCTGGGAATACGTTGCCAATATCATCTATGCTTTTTTCCTTTGCCGATTAAATAAGAAAGCTTTGATCGTCCTTACGGCGATAGCTGCTGGGATTCTCTTCTATGTGAGTTTTCATGCGGGCAATCTGCTGGGCGGATGGAACGGAGATACCTTCTGGCATGGTGGCGCCCGTATTTTTTATTCATTCTCAGCAGGATTGTTAATTTATCGTTTTAACTGGATTATCCGCAATAATTTGGGCTTTTTCGGATTAAGCATCCTCTTGGCTGCCGCTTTTCTAGCACCCTCTCCTAATTGGAGCTGGTTGTTGGAATACTTAATTGTACTCTTCTTTTTCCCTTTGCTCGTTTCCCTCGGTGCTGGAACAGTAACAAATAGCTTTTCCAAGAGATTCTGTACCTTTTCCGGTGACATGTCCTACCCCTTGTATATGACTCATTATGCCGGCATTTGGATATTCGGAAATTACTTTATGAACTACCAACCGGATTCAACGGAACTTACATGGATCGTCATCGGCGGCACACTCCTGATGCTCATTTTTGCCTATATAGTAATGAAGTTCTACGACAAACCAGTTCGGAAGTACCTAAATGCAAAACGACGGAAATAA